In Oryza sativa Japonica Group chromosome 3, ASM3414082v1, one DNA window encodes the following:
- the LOC4334429 gene encoding transcription factor UNE12 has translation MAGQQPQQQGPPEDDFFDQFFSLTSSFPGAAPGGRAAGDQPFSLALSLDAAAAAEASGSGKRLGVGDDAEGGGSKADRETVQLTGLFPPVFGGGGVQPPNLRPTPPTQVFHPQQSKQGGAAVGPQPPAPRPKVRARRGQATDPHSIAERLRRERIAERMRALQELVPNTNKTDRAAMLDEILDYVKFLRLQVKVLSMSRLGGAGAVAQLVADIPLSVKGEASDSGGNQQIWEKWSTDGTERQVAKLMEEDIGAAMQFLQSKALCMMPISLAMAIYDTQQTQDGQPVKHEPNTPS, from the exons ATGGCCgggcagcagccgcagcagcagggcCCACCGGAGGACGACTTTTTCGACCAGTTCTTCTCCCTGACCAGCTCCTTCCCTGGCGCCGCgccgggcggccgcgccgccggtgaccagCCCTTCTCCCTCGCGCTcagcctcgacgccgccgcggcggccgaggcgtCCGGGAGCGGGAAGAGGCTCGGGGTCGGCGATGACGCCGAGGGTGGCGGCAGCAAGGCG GATCGGGAGACCGTGCAGCTCACCGGACTCTTCCCGCCggtgttcggcggcggcggcgtgcagccgCCGAACCTCCGCCCCACCCCGCCTACCCAG GTGTTCCACCCGCAGCAGTCGAAGCAGGGCGGAGCAGCCGTCGggccgcagccgccggcgccgaggccgAAGGTGCGAGCGCGGCGTGGGCAGGCGACCGACCCCCACAGCATCGCGGAGAGG CtaagaagagagagaatagcAGAAAGGATGAGGGCCCTACAGGAATTGGTCCCCAATACAAACAAG ACAGATAGGGCAGCTATGCTAGATGAGATCCTTGATTATGTGAAATTCCTGAGGCTGCAAGTAAAG GTTTTAAGCATGAGCAGGCTGGGTGGCGCGGGTGCTGTTGCACAGCTGGTTGCTGATATTCCACTTTCAGTTAAG GGGGAAGCAAGCGATAGTGGGGGCAACCAACAGATTTGGGAAAAGTGGTCAACGGATGGCACAGAAAGACAGGTAGCGAAGCTGATGGAAGAAGACATCGGGGCAGCGATGCAATTTCTCCAATCCAAAGCACTCTGCATGATGCCAATCTCGCTCGCCATGGCAATCTATGACACACAACAAACACAGGATGGACAACCAGTGAAGCACGAACCCAACACTCCTTCCTAG
- the LOC4334427 gene encoding indole-3-glycerol phosphate lyase, chloroplastic → MAFTVKASSPSSPAASSSSSSAPAKLGAAPGRVAVRKLTAAATSLRLDRAPAAPATERGLSSVSRTMSRLMEKGKTAFIPYITAGDPDMGTTAEALRLLDACGADVIELGVPFSDPYNDGPVIQASAARALSAGATMDGIMSMLAEVTPELSCPVVLFSYLGPIVRRGPANFTAAAKEAGVQGLIVPDLPYLEACSFRSEVIKNNLELVLLTTPTTPPDRMKAITAASGGFVYLVSVNGVTGSRQDVNPRVEHLLQEIKQVTDKAVCVGYGISTPDHVRQIAEWGADGVIIGSAMVRQLGEAASPKQGLKRLEKYARSLKNALP, encoded by the exons ATGGCTTTCACGGTcaaggcgtcgtcgccgtcgtcgccggctgcttcttcttcttcttcctcggcgcCAGCTAAGCTCGGAGCGGCGCCGGGGAGGGTCGCGGTCAGGAAGctcaccgcggcggcgacgtcgcttAGGCTCGATcgggcgcccgcggcgccggcgacggagcGCGGGCTGTCGTCGGTGTCGCGGACCATGTCGAGGCTGATGGAGAAGGGGAAGACGGCGTTCATCCCGTacatcaccgccggcgacccggacatggggacgacggcggaggcgctGCGGCTGCTCGACGCGTGCGGCGCCGACGTCATCGAGCTCGGCGTGCCCTTCTCCGACCCCTACAACGACGGCCCCGTCATCCAGGCCTCCGCCGCGCGGGCGCTCTCCGCCGGCGCCACGATGGACGGGATCATGTCGATGCTCGCGGAGGTGACGCCGGAGCTGTCATGCCCGGTGGTGCTCTTCTCCTATCTCGGCCCCATCGTCCGGCGAGGTCCGGCCAACTTCACCGCCGCAGCCAAAGAAGCCGGCGTacaag GTCTAATAGTACCTGATCTTCCTTACCTAGAGGCATGCTCTTTCAGGAGTGAAGTTATCAAGAACAACCTAGAGCTG GTGCTGCTTACTACACCAACTACACCACCAGACAGGATGAAGGCAATCACAGCCGCCTCAGGAGGATTTGTTTACCTG GTTAGTGTCAATGGAGTTACAGGATCTCGCCAAGACGTGAACCCGCGTGTTGAGCATCTCCTTCAGGAGATTAAGCAGGTCACTGACAAAGCTGTGTGTGTTGGCTATGGCATATCAACCCCTGATCATGTTAGACAG ATAGCAGAGTGGGGTGCAGATGGGGTGATCATTGGCAGTGCAATGGTGAGGCAGCTGGGTGAAGCAGCTTCTCCCAAGCAAGGGCTGAAAAGGCTGGAGAAGTATGCTAGGAGCCTGAAGAATGCACTTCCATAG
- the LOC4334430 gene encoding rRNA-processing protein efg1 — protein sequence MAHGRAAAVRRPKSSSASSAGAAAERKRKRAAAAKTVSLKNQIRSTERLLRKDLPNDIRVAQEKKLEELKRQQELQNQLAIQRTVQLRDRKIKFFERRKIERMIRRLEKQQRSNADDASNKLSKLKEDLEYVRFFPKNEKYVSLFSGGNTPDMLEKRNKWRKQIKENLMAAAENGKDLEETASDDDTVDVSDDDFFMSGSSSDEEADDEWTDKSAKEPASSASGKAASGMSSDEKNQRQRDARVLMPPPRSLAPNRTRPGVKHVLSSSSNTSNSTSGGTFKNRRAANQPGDHNSNLSSNSDAHKPRRKRRHRKKKKLA from the exons ATGGcgcacggccgcgccgccgccgtacgccGCCCcaagtcgtcgtcggcgtcgtccgcGGGGGCGGCTGCCGAACGGAAGCggaagcgcgccgccgccgccaagaccgTTTCCCTCAAGAACCAGATCCGCTCCACCGAGCGCCTGCTCCGCAAG GACCTTCCTAATGACATTAGGGTAGCTCAAGAGAAGAAACTGGAAGAATTGAAGCGGCAACAAGAGCTTCAGAATCAACTGGCTATTCAACGAACAGTTCAGCTGAGAGATAGAAAGATAAAATTCTTTG AGAGGCGAAAGATTGAGAGGATGATCAGGCGCCTTGAGAAGCAGCAACGTTCAAATGCCGATGATGCCAGCAATAAACTGTCAAAATTAAAGGAAGATCTTGAGTATGTTAGG TTTTTCCCAAAGAATGAGAAATATGTCTCACTGTTTTCTGGAGGGAATACCCCAGATATGTTAGAGAAGAGGAATAAGTGGCGTAAACAGATAAAAGAAAATTTGATGGCTGCTGCAGAAAATGGAAAAGACTTGGAAG AGACAGCAAGCGATGATGATACTGTGGATGTGAGTGATGACGACTTCTTCATGTCGGGGAGTTCAAGTGATGAAGAGGCTGATGATGAATGGACTGACAAAAGTGCCAA AGAACCAGCTTCCAGTGCTTCAGGTAAGGCAGCGTCTGGCATGTCAAGCGATGAAAAGAATCAG CGTCAGAGAGATGCTCGAGTTCTTATGCCACCACCTCGTTCATTAGCACCAAATAGAACTAGACCAGGGGTGAAACACGTGTTATCCAGCTCAAGCAATACTTCAAATAGCACAAGTGGTGGCACTTTCAAAAATAGGAGAGCAGCAAATCAGCCTGGAGATCATAACAGCAACCTGAGTTCAAATTCTGATGCTCATAAACCACGTCGCAAAAGGAGACATCGGAAGAAAAAGAAGCTG GCATGA
- the LOC9268807 gene encoding tryptophan synthase alpha chain codes for MAFTVKASSPSSPATTRLTGALHGGAARVAARKLPAAAVAASLTLDRAPAPAGAERGMSSSVSRTMSRLREKGKAAFIPYITAGDPDMGTTAEALRVLDACGADVIELGVPFSDPYTDGPVIQASAARALAAGATMDGVMSMLAEVTPELSCPVVLFSYFGPIVRRGPANFTAAAKEAGVQGLIVPDLPYVETSTFRSEAIKNNLELVLLTTPATPADRMKAITAASGGFVYLVSVNGVTGSIQNVNPRVEHLLQEIKQVTDKAVCVGFGISTPDHVRQIADWGADGVIIGSAMVRQLGEAASPKQGLKRLEKYARSLKDALP; via the exons ATGGCTTTCACGGTGaaggcgtcgtcgccgtcgtcgccagctACGACGCGCCTCACGGGTGCGttgcacggcggcgcggcgcgggtcgCGGCGCGGaagctcccggcggcggcggtggcggcgtcgctgaCGCTCGatcgggcgccggcgccggccggcgccgagCGCGGGATGTCGTCGTCGGTGTCGCGGACCATGTCGAGGCTAAGGGAGAAGGGGAAGGCGGCGTTCATCCCGTacatcaccgccggcgacccggacatggggacgacggcggaggcgctGCGGGTGCTCGACGCCTGCGGCGCCGACGTCATCGAGCTCGGCGTGCCCTTCTCCGACCCCTACACCGACGGCCCCGTCATCCAGGCCTCCGCCGCGcgggcgctcgccgccggcgccacgaTGGACGGGGTCATGTCGATGCTCGCGGAGGTGACGCCGGAGCTTTCCTGCCCGGTGGTGCTCTTCTCTTACTTCGGCCCCATCGTCCGGCGAGGTCCGGCCAACTTCACCGCCGCAGCCAAAGAAGCCGGCGTACAAG GTCTTATAGTACCAGATCTTCCTTACGTAGAGACATCCACTTTCAGGAGTGAAGCCATCAAGAACAACCTAGAGCTG GTGCTGCTTACTACACCAGCTACACCGGCAGACAGGATGAAGGCAATCACAGCGGCTTCAGGAGGATTTGTTTATCTG GTTAGTGTCAATGGGGTTACAGGATCTATCCAAAACGTAAATCCGCGTGTTGAGCATCTCCTTCAGGAGATTAAGCAGGTCACTGACAAAGCTGTGTGTGTTGGCTTTGGCATATCAACCCCTGATCATGTTAGACAG ATAGCAGATTGGGGTGCAGATGGAGTGATCATTGGCAGCGCAATGGTGAGGCAGTTGGGTGAAGCAGCTTCTCCCAAACAAGGGCTCAAAAGGCTGGAGAAGTATGCTAGGAGCCTCAAGGATGCACTACCATAG
- the LOC4334431 gene encoding auxin-responsive protein IAA14 → MAMAAESIDAELRLGLPGSGGGDGVAAKKRRSASSTVKSEASGTACCGGAGARDVEDGASPASKVQVVGWPPVGSYRRSTFQSSSSSTAAAAKGKGGGETDQGRKNKGGGLYVKVSMDGAPYLRKVDLRMYGGYRELRDALDALFGCFSADASASAAHFAVAYEDKDGDLMLAGDVPWDMFISSCKKLRIMRGSEAR, encoded by the exons atggccatggcggcggagagCATCGACGCGGAGCTGCGCCTCGGGCtgcccggcagcggcggcggtgacggcgtggCGGCGAAGAAGCGGCGGTCGGCGTCGTCGACGGTGAAGAGCGAGGCCTCCGGCACGgcctgctgcggcggcgccggcgcccgggACGTCGAAGACGgcgcctcgccggcgtccaA AGTGCAGGTGGTGGGGTGGCCGCCGGTGGGGTCGTACAGGAGGAGCACGTTCcagtcttcgtcgtcgtcgacggcggcggcggcgaaggggaagggcggcggcgagacggaTCAAGGGAGGAAGAATAAGGGAGGAGGGCTGTACGTGAAGGTGAGCATGGACGGGGCGCCATACCTCCGCAAGGTCGACCTCCGGATGTACGGCGGCTACAGGGAGCTCAGGGACGCTCTCGACGCGCTCTTCGGCTGCTTCTCCGccgacgcctccgcctccgccgcccactTCGCCGTCGCCTATGAGGACAAGGACGGCGACctcatgctcgccggcgacgtgccCTGGGA CATGTTCATCTCTTCTTGCAAGAAGCTGCGGATAATGCGAGGATCTGAGGCGAGATGA
- the LOC9270552 gene encoding indole-3-glycerol phosphate lyase, chloroplastic, translated as MAFTTMKASPMSASSSSAPVLRRCVAQPARVAAARRLAAAAASVALEASPVPAAAAAAVERRMSVSQTMSKLKEKGKTAFIPYITAGDPDMGTTAEALRLLDACGADVIELGVPFSDPYADGPVIQASASRALAAGATPEAVLSMLKEVTPELSCPVVLLSYLGPILRRGAANFTAAAKEAGVQGLIVPDLPYVDTCTFRSEAIKSNLELVLLTTPATPGERMKIITEASGGFVYLVSVNGVTGPRPKVNTRVEHLLQDIKLVTDKAVCVGFGISTPDHVRQIAGWGADGVIIGSAMVRQLGEAASPKQGLKRLEEYARRMKDALP; from the exons ATGGCTTTCACGACGATGAAGGCGTCGCCGATGtcggcttcctcctcctcggctccgGTGTTGCGCCGGTGCGTCGCGCAGCCGGCGAGGGTTGCCGCCGCCCggaggctcgccgccgcggcagcctcGGTCGCTCTGGAGGCTTCGcccgtgcccgccgccgccgccgccgccgttgagcGGCGCATGTCGGTGTCGCAGACCATGTCCAAGCTCAAGGAGAAGGGCAAG ACGGCGTTCATCCCGTacatcaccgccggcgacccggACATGGGGACGACAGCGGAGGCGCTGCGGCTGCTCGACGCCTGCGGCGCCGACGTCATCGAGCTCGGCGTGCCCTTCTCCGACCCCTATGCCGACGGCCCCGTCATCCAGGCCTCCGCGTCGcgggcgctcgccgccggcgccacgccGGAGGCCGTCTTGTCGATGCtcaaggaggtgacgccggagCTGTCCTGCCCGGTGGTGCTCCTCTCCTACCTCGGCCCCATCCTCCGGCGAGGTGCCGCCAACTTCACCGCCGCAGCCAAAGAAGCTGGTGTGCAAG GCCTTATAGTTCCTGATCTTCCTTATGTGGACACATGTACTTTCAGGAGTGAAGCCATTAAGAGCAACCTAGAGCTG GTGCTGCTAACAACACCAGCTACACCGGGAGAGAGGATGAAGATCATCACAGAAGCTTCAGGAGGATTTGTTTACCTT GTTAGTGTCAATGGAGTTACGGGTCCCCGTCCAAAAGTAAACACACGCGTTGAGCATCTCCTTCAGGACATCAAGCTGGTCACTGACAAAGCTGTGTGTGTTGGCTTTGGCATATCAACCCCTGACCATGTTAGGCAG ATAGCAGGGTGGGGTGCAGATGGAGTGATCATTGGGAGTGCAATGGTGAGGCAGCTAGGTGAAGCAGCTTCTCCCAAACAAGGGCTCAAAAGGCTGGAGGAGTATGCTAGGAGAATGAAGGATGCACTGccataa